DNA from bacterium BMS3Abin08:
GATGGACTCGTAAAAAGTCCATAGTACCGTTTTAGGATGGCTAAGTAAAAATTCGATATACAAGGAGTAGTGGTGTCGCCCAAGCGGAGACATACATATGGTATGTTGAGCATTGGGCGTACCCGCTGCGACGCAGGAGATCGATTTTTTACGACGCCATCAAGGATTGAGTTACGGAAGATCAATGATAATATCCCGAAGCCTTCTTTTTGGTACATGGTGGACACCCCTGTCGTCACGCCAGTATCTTATGCTTCCTCCTTCCCGGACCTCCTCTAACAGCACCTCTTCCCTGGGTTTCCCAAGGGCGGTCACGAGAAGGATCTCAAACCTCCCGGGTATATGGAGAAGTTCTGAGAGCCTCTTCCTGTTTATTGAACCGATGACGCAGCCTCCAAGGCCCTGTTCACGTGCTCCAAGGAGTATGCTCTGTACAGCGATGCCGTGGTCACAAAGGAAGTTTTTACTGATTTCCCTGTCGCCGAGGATGACGAGATAGGCTGACGGCCGCTCACCCTTTTCCGGTCCCGGCCAGTCCTTAAGATATGCTGCCCATGACAGGCTGGAGAGGATCTTTTCGTTTCTTTCCGGAGTATTTGAGAGGATGTACTTCAGGGGTTGCAGGTTGCCGGCAGAGGGTGAGAGCCTTGCCAGGTCAACGAGCCCCTCAAGGGTTTCGAGGGAAACCAGGTACTCCTCATAAAACCGGCGGACACTCCGGTTCTTTTTAATCAGCTCTTTGATCATATGGTCCCTCCTTGTTAAAGACCAACCGCGCACGAGAGGTCACGGATGGCAACTTTCATATTATAACATCCGGATCACTCCATAACCAAGAATATGGGATGTTTTAACAGGGCCAAGGAGGGATAAGTCTGCGAAAGGGGACCGGTCAGTTCCTGAAGGATTGGCTCGTCAGCCGTTTAACTATAGTCTGTGTATATAAACTACAGTCATTTGTCATTCCCGCAATCCCGAACGCATTCGGGAGTCGGGAATCTTTCTTAAAGAACGATTCCGGACAAGCCGGAATGACGGAAAAAACGACAACTGTTCGGGTTTATACACAGACTATAGCTATAGTCTGTGTATAAATTGCCATTTCTTGTTTTTGTCATGCCCGAAGTCTGTAATCGGGCATCCAGAAGTTACTGAAAAGACTGGATTCCCGCCCAACAGACCGCGGGAATGACGGCTCTATTGTTGACTTTATACACAGACTCTAACTAAGGGGGGGCGCTCCCGAAGGGAAAACTACGTGTTGTAGCCCTCAAGGAGGGCGAACTCCTTAATCTCCTTGAAGGTAAAGACCGGTCCATCTGAACAGACATACTTTTCTGATGCATAACAGTGTCCGCATTTGCCGATGCCGCACTTCATATGGGCCTCAAGTGTGGTTACGATACTCTCATCGGGCATACCGAAGAAAAAGAGGTCCTGCATTGCAGCCCGTATCATTATTTCAGGACCGCATATAAATGCCACCGACTCTTTATAGTCGACACGGGCCTCAGGCCAGAGGGTTGTAACAAGTCCGACATTGCCCGTCCAGCCACTCCTTCCCCTGTCAACGGTGACGACCACCTTTATGCCCCCCTTCCTCCATTCTTCCACCTCGTCAGCGAAAACAACATCATCAGGCGTTCTTGAACCGCAAAGCAGTGTTACGGACTTGACATCCGTCCTATTCTTTATGAGCCACTGAATTATGGGTCTGAGAGGAACGATGCCTATACCTCCGGCAACCACCACCACATCCCTTCCCCGGACAGAATCGGTAGAGAACCCGTTTCCATAGGGGCCGCGCAGCCAGAGTGTTTCATCCTCTTTCAGGGAATGAATTGCGCCGGTAACGAATCCTGCCTTCCTGATGCAGAACTCTATGGTGTCTTTTCTTTCCTGAAGGGAGGCTATGGATATAGGTACCTCACCGACCCCCCAAAGGGAGACCATGAAGAACTGTCCCGGACTGTATGAGATGGGGTTTGCCGTCTTTAGCCTGTATAGATTGACGTCACCCGTCTTCTTGAAGATCTTCTCTACCCTTCCGGGAAAGGGGATATATATATTCCCGCCGGATTTTTTCTTCCTCTGAGCCTTCATCCCAGGTCTCCATTCAGTGAGAGTCCCTTGATCTTTGTAGCTATTGTCGCCATATCTATCTTGCCGGGACAGGTAATTGTACATCTTCCACAGCCCACACAGCCAAAACTCCCTAAGAGGTCCGGATAATGGATGAGCTTATGATAATACCAGCGTTTTGTTCTCAGTATCCGGTTCTCATTTGGGAGCACTCCACCGGCCATCCTTGTAAAACCCTTAAAGAGACAGGTGTCCCATAACCTTATGCGTTCAGTGCCATCTTCATAAGACCTGTCGGTAACGGTAAAACAGGTGCAGAGTGGACATTCATATACGCATCCGCCGCACTCAAAGCACCGGTCGGTAACCCCCTGCCAGAACTCATCGTGCACCCTGCCCTGGAGGATTGCCTGCCTGGGGCCGTCAAGGCTTATAATCTTCTGAAAATGCGCCTTTGCACTCAGGAAGACCTCATACTGGTCATCATAGTCGGACTTTTTAGGCCTGTTGAAGAGAAAACCCGTAGCACTTATTGTCCTGATACCCTCACGGGAGTCGGCCTGTACAAAGTACCTGTCACCCAGG
Protein-coding regions in this window:
- a CDS encoding 5,6-dimethylbenzimidazole synthase, which codes for MIKELIKKNRSVRRFYEEYLVSLETLEGLVDLARLSPSAGNLQPLKYILSNTPERNEKILSSLSWAAYLKDWPGPEKGERPSAYLVILGDREISKNFLCDHGIAVQSILLGAREQGLGGCVIGSINRKRLSELLHIPGRFEILLVTALGKPREEVLLEEVREGGSIRYWRDDRGVHHVPKRRLRDIIIDLP
- the asrB gene encoding anaerobic sulfite reductase subunit B, encoding MKAQRKKKSGGNIYIPFPGRVEKIFKKTGDVNLYRLKTANPISYSPGQFFMVSLWGVGEVPISIASLQERKDTIEFCIRKAGFVTGAIHSLKEDETLWLRGPYGNGFSTDSVRGRDVVVVAGGIGIVPLRPIIQWLIKNRTDVKSVTLLCGSRTPDDVVFADEVEEWRKGGIKVVVTVDRGRSGWTGNVGLVTTLWPEARVDYKESVAFICGPEIMIRAAMQDLFFFGMPDESIVTTLEAHMKCGIGKCGHCYASEKYVCSDGPVFTFKEIKEFALLEGYNT
- the asrA gene encoding anaerobic sulfite reductase subunit A; translated protein: MKNSWILDKNHLSYWLRQLRKDRELIGPLRRYNHDIVFRTVEDIHEIELDCPASLPSPKEFLFPQYERMLRAGNPSPGGEVEDLKTQRPRVIFGVRACDISAVMLLDRFFLDNFRDPYYDSRRRNTLFVSVVCNNPDPTCFCAGLQTGPYLERGFDIQLTDLGDRYFVQADSREGIRTISATGFLFNRPKKSDYDDQYEVFLSAKAHFQKIISLDGPRQAILQGRVHDEFWQGVTDRCFECGGCVYECPLCTCFTVTDRSYEDGTERIRLWDTCLFKGFTRMAGGVLPNENRILRTKRWYYHKLIHYPDLLGSFGCVGCGRCTITCPGKIDMATIATKIKGLSLNGDLG